The stretch of DNA GTTTCCATCGACCATTTCGGGAACAGTCGCTCGGTGAGAGCGTTTTCCGTCTTCAGGCATAGAACATCCCGGTGCCTGGGGTCGAGTTTGATCGTTTCGAAAAGCTCACTGACTGCCTGCTCCCTTCCTTCGATGATCTGGAAAAAGAGTCCGTTCACGCAGAGCAGCATCCCGGTCACTCCGCGTGACCGATTGTTCCGCGCGGAGAACCGCCCCAGTTCGTCTATCTCCTCGTCACTGATGGCACGAGCGAAGCTGCTGATGTAAGTAATTCTTTTCATAATGAATTGCCCCGGGAATCGCGGAGGCTGGTTAGCTTAAGTTAAAGTAGCAGTCTCGTCCTTTTCGGTGAGTTACCGCCAGTAGTTTGCCTCAGCTTCGGCCGGAGGGATATACTCGATCGGCGCCAGCAGGCGTTGACGGTTGAACCAGTGTACCCATTGCAAGGTTGCCGGCTCCACCGATTCCCGGGGCGATTCACACACCCGATTTCCAGACTAGGAGATATCCAGATGCATAAAATAGCCAAGATGGTCGCTTTATCGCTTGTTCTGACAGGCATGGCTTCGGCGGCGGCGCCCGTGGTGCTATACACTGGGCCTGCGAGCGAATGGAGATGTCCGGGCTCTTGAGTCCGCTTGCGGCCAGGATGTCCACGATCTCGGTGGACACCACCGCACGGCTGACGATTTGCTGGATGGCCTGCTCCCGCTCTTGCGGGGTCACGCTCGTTTTCATCGATGCCGGTCTGCGCACCATCACGAGCCTCAAAGGGTCTGACGCGTCGCGGGCACGGCGGGCCAAGAGATCGCGCCGGCCGGCTTTCGGGTCATAGGGTTCGATCACCGCCAGCAGCTCCGGCCATGGCACCGCCCGCTCCATCTCGGCCAGAAACTTCTCACGCCGGTCGGCAGCAGGAACGCCATTCTCCACGCCATCGGCTACGGCCTCACCCCGCACAAGGAGAGAGGCTCCGTCAAAATCGCGCATGGCCAAACAACTGGCGGCGAGTTAAGGAGGAATTGAAACGACGCCCGCCCACAGGATTGCGACGGCTCCGGAAGCTACCGAAGATCGTCGCCGGATTCTTCCGGCACCCGGCATGCCGTTATACCGAAGCGTGACGATCTTTTTTTGACGTTTGGTAAAACGCAATAAAACGCACCCGGGCTGGGCTGCATCAGTCCTTCAGCCCTAAAAGGACGATGCCGGCAATGAGTCCGGCAAACAACGTCGTACCGATAAGAAATGGAAAGAGCAAATCCCTCTGGTTCCGCCGGATATACCGTCGTATCCTGCGCCTCAGCGATCGGGGTTCTGCCATTCGCCACTCCCCATTGTTGTGGATGATTCATACAATCATAGTCCACGCCCGGGAAGAGTTCAGCGGCTATCGAGCAACGAGGCGTTTCCAAAGCTGAACCAACGCCTCGTGCAAGCCCAAGCCAATACCCTCCGGAATCGAAAAGACACACACCGTGTGCGGCCGCTTTACCCTCAACCCTCGAAGACATCACCGAAACCCTGACGGCCTGCGTAAACTCGTCCCGCTCAAATAGGGATTGCTCACCAGCGGATCATCGGGCGAACCGATCGAAACCTGCACCGTCACCGACGCCAACGCACTCATGCGCCCGATCCACGACCGCATGCCCCTCATCCTCTCCCCCCGCCTACGACGTCCGGCTCGATCCGGTTTTCCATGATCGGGAAGCCCTTCAGTCCCTCCAGCGCCCGTACCCCACCGATGAAATCACCGCCTGGAAAATCAGCGCCCACGTCAACGGGCCACGGAACCACGATGCCGAATGCCTGGGAGCCCGTAGAAGAATTGGAAGAGTGAGAAGGAGCGCTGCAGGTCTGTTTCGCTCAATTGGTTTAAACCATACCCCACCGGGTGCATACCACCAAATGCAGACGCCGGTTATCTCTTCACCCCTATAAAAAACAAATCTATCATATATGGCACGTCTTTTGCTTTGGGTGTCTCTTGAACGGTAAAATGCATCTCGCCAGAAGTTCTTTGAAGCCGTATCCCGGACCCTTATCGTGAACGAGGACTCACCCATGAAAAACTCCATGAGAACAGCTTTATTTCTTCTAACCGCGGGCCTTTTGGGATCCGCAAATGTCCAAGCGCATGAAGCGCGTTGTCTTAAGAGCACTGTCCATAACGACCCTTGTTATTATCTCGTCCTTGTCGGGTTCACTCACGAACCTGCCATGGCCAATGAAATGAATGGTGTCGACCTGTGGATCAAGAAGAATGTTGGCACCCCGACCACGCTAGACCTAACAAAGACCGTTCCGGATTTTGACGACGATACCAACAACGGGGGAGCCCGATATGTCCCGGTCGATGTGATGAAGGAAGACACTATCATGAACGTGATGGTGCACGTCTTACGGCTCAAGAAACAAATCCACGTCACGAGCGACTCTGACAAGAACGTCATTAGCGCCACCATGCTCACGCCATACCTTGGCTATGACATGATGGGACCCCTCGTACAAAGTATGGATCCCATGTTCAACTATAAATATACGGCACGGTTCAT from Methylococcus geothermalis encodes:
- a CDS encoding type I restriction enzyme endonuclease domain-containing protein: MVRRPASMKTSVTPQEREQAIQQIVSRAVVSTEIVDILAASGLKSPDISIRSQAQCIAPRAPPPKPCLSEQAIKRPSWLFYASGYLLVWKSGV
- a CDS encoding SOS response-associated peptidase family protein encodes the protein MLTSGSSGEPIETCTVTDANALMRPIHDRMPLILSPRLRRPARSGFP